A region of the Stieleria neptunia genome:
GTCAAAACCGATGCCGGTCAAGGATGGACATTCAAAGTCGACGGAGCATTCGCCAATCAAGGCATCGGCCAGACCGTGCTTCATCCGCCGACCACGGTCACCTGGTCCTACGGCGCGTTCGAGAATTGAGCGGAAAAGGGCATCAGCAATCGTTGGTGTTTCGCCTTGAGAGACCGTCCAGCTTAAGGCGATCGCTTTTCTGATGTACGATGGCCCTTCCGGGCCGTCGTCCGTGGGACTCCCGACGACGACCTAGAAAGGACGTCGTACAACGGTCCGCTGACCGCGGCACCCTCAATCGAAAAGTTGACGAAGCGCTAGAGACGCCGCAGGCCGTCTTCGGTCATCGGCGTGGGAATCTCAAAGTCGACCTCGTCGATGCGAGCCAGGGTCTCGTCGGACAGAATCAGATCACGTGCTTCCAGCGATTCGTTTAGTTGCTCGACAGAAGTGGCGCCGATGATCGTTGACGCGACGAAGTCATGCTGGCGACTCCAGGCCACCGCCAACGCGGTCACACTGACACCGATGCTGCCCGCGATCTCGCTCAGACGTCGCGTGGTTTCCAGCGTGCGATCATTGACGAAGCGCTTGGCCATCCGTTTCTGACGTTCACCGTCGCCGGTCAGGTAGTCGGTAAAACGCGCCCCCGGTGGCGGTCCATCCTGGTACTTGCCCGTCAGCACGCCCCCACCGAGCGGCGAATAGGGCAGCAACGAAATGCCTTCGCGGCGACAGACCTGCGCCAACTCACTTTCACAGCGACGGTTGATCAGACTGAAATTATTCTGCACCGTCTGATAGCGATCGACATCGCAAACGTCCGCCGCCCAACAGGCCTTCATCATGCCCCAACTGGTTTCGTTGCTGGCACCGATGACACGGATTTTTCCTTCATCGCGCAGTTCCGTCAGCACGCCCAACACCTCTTCATAGGGCATCCCGTGATCGGGCCAGTGCGTCTGGTACAAATCGATGTAATCGGTCCCCAACCGGCGCAGCGAATCTTCACACGCGCGGACGATTTGATTGCGATCCAGGGCGGTTTTTCCGTGGCGGACCGGCGGTTTGAACCATCCGTGCCCGGGACCGGTTACCTTTGTCGCCACGATCACCGACTCGCGCGGTTTGCTGCTCAACCATCGCCCCACGATCTCTTCGGTCACCCCGAATCGTTCGGCCGACGGCGGCACGGGATAGACTTCCGCGGCGTCG
Encoded here:
- a CDS encoding aldo/keto reductase, with amino-acid sequence MQQRRLGRSGIVVSDICMGTMTFGLQCDEATSHRICDTAFDAGIDFFDAAEVYPVPPSAERFGVTEEIVGRWLSSKPRESVIVATKVTGPGHGWFKPPVRHGKTALDRNQIVRACEDSLRRLGTDYIDLYQTHWPDHGMPYEEVLGVLTELRDEGKIRVIGASNETSWGMMKACWAADVCDVDRYQTVQNNFSLINRRCESELAQVCRREGISLLPYSPLGGGVLTGKYQDGPPPGARFTDYLTGDGERQKRMAKRFVNDRTLETTRRLSEIAGSIGVSVTALAVAWSRQHDFVASTIIGATSVEQLNESLEARDLILSDETLARIDEVDFEIPTPMTEDGLRRL